Proteins encoded in a region of the Sphingomonas sp. HMP9 genome:
- a CDS encoding TIGR02186 family protein produces the protein MKPWPLLVLAPLLMAQAKPVLVPDVSQRNIEIAYSFTGAELLLFGAILYPGGRLPTGEQPTDVVVVVKGPTQSILMREKEKVAGIWVNAARLRYRSAPSFYAIASSKPIDRLVDDRTRAIYELGLDSLQLSPASSAPAPIQDRFQKGLVDLKRRAGLYYEAPRAVEITDGVLYRARVSIPARVPVGRFTAETFLIRDGRVLAAAVRDIDIRKSGFERFVARAADRSSVIYGLVAVALSVFLGWAAGWIARRV, from the coding sequence ATGAAGCCATGGCCGCTTCTGGTGCTGGCGCCGTTGCTGATGGCGCAGGCCAAGCCCGTGCTCGTCCCCGATGTGTCGCAGCGCAATATCGAGATCGCCTACAGCTTCACTGGCGCCGAGCTGCTGCTGTTCGGTGCGATCCTCTATCCCGGCGGCCGCTTGCCGACGGGTGAGCAGCCCACCGACGTCGTCGTCGTCGTCAAGGGGCCGACCCAGTCGATCCTGATGCGCGAAAAGGAGAAGGTCGCCGGCATCTGGGTCAACGCCGCACGCCTGCGATACCGCTCCGCCCCCAGCTTCTACGCGATCGCCTCGTCCAAGCCGATCGACCGTCTCGTCGACGATCGGACGCGCGCGATCTACGAACTTGGCCTCGACAGCTTGCAATTGTCGCCAGCGTCGAGCGCACCAGCGCCGATACAGGACCGCTTCCAGAAGGGACTCGTCGACCTCAAGCGCCGGGCCGGCCTGTATTACGAGGCGCCGCGCGCAGTCGAGATCACCGACGGCGTGCTCTACCGCGCGCGCGTGTCCATACCCGCCCGCGTGCCCGTCGGCCGGTTCACCGCGGAGACGTTCCTGATCCGCGACGGACGCGTGCTGGCCGCCGCAGTACGCGACATCGACATCCGCAAATCGGGGTTCGAGCGCTTCGTCGCGCGCGCCGCGGATCGGTCTTCGGTGATCTACGGGCTGGTCGCGGTCGCGCTGTCGGTGTTCCTGGGTTGGGCGGCAGGCTGGATCGCGCGCAGGGTCTAG
- a CDS encoding sulfite exporter TauE/SafE family protein, which yields MDLYLPVANLSVNALVIILLGGGVGLLSGMFGVGGGFLTTPLLIVYGIPPTVAAASSASQVTGASVSGVFAHFRRKGVDTKMGGVLVAGGILGSFFGAWLFRLLQQSGQIDTVIAIVYVIMLGSIGGLMAKESIGTIGRARTGRPPKARKRRHHPLVAALPLRTRFYASGLYISPLAPLLLGFFTGILTILLGIGGGFILVPAMIYLLGMATSVVVGTSLFQTLFVTAVATMVHATTTKAVDIVLAALLLLGSVVGAQVGARFATKFRPEYLRLGLAVMVLLVGARILLGLVWRPEEIFSVALS from the coding sequence GTGGATCTATACCTTCCCGTCGCCAACCTGTCGGTCAACGCGCTTGTCATCATCCTGCTGGGCGGGGGGGTCGGGCTGCTGTCGGGCATGTTCGGCGTCGGCGGCGGGTTCCTGACGACCCCGCTGCTCATCGTCTATGGCATTCCACCGACCGTTGCCGCCGCTTCGTCCGCAAGTCAGGTGACCGGAGCCAGCGTATCGGGCGTGTTCGCGCATTTCCGGCGCAAGGGCGTCGATACGAAGATGGGTGGCGTTCTCGTCGCTGGCGGTATCCTCGGGTCGTTTTTTGGCGCCTGGTTGTTCCGCCTGCTCCAGCAAAGTGGCCAGATCGATACGGTGATCGCGATCGTCTATGTGATCATGCTCGGCTCGATCGGCGGCCTGATGGCCAAGGAATCGATCGGCACGATCGGCCGTGCCCGCACCGGACGCCCGCCCAAGGCGCGCAAGCGTCGCCATCACCCGCTCGTCGCCGCGCTCCCGCTCCGCACCCGCTTCTACGCCTCCGGACTGTACATCTCGCCGCTCGCTCCATTGTTGCTCGGGTTCTTCACCGGCATTCTGACGATATTGCTCGGTATCGGTGGCGGCTTCATCCTCGTTCCGGCGATGATCTACCTGCTTGGCATGGCGACATCGGTGGTGGTCGGTACCTCGTTGTTCCAGACCCTGTTCGTGACCGCGGTCGCGACGATGGTCCACGCGACCACCACCAAGGCGGTCGATATCGTGCTGGCCGCGCTGCTCCTGCTGGGCTCGGTCGTGGGCGCTCAGGTCGGCGCCCGGTTCGCGACCAAATTCCGGCCCGAATATCTGCGTCTCGGGCTCGCCGTCATGGTGCTGCTCGTCGGCGCGAGGATCCTGCTCGGACTCGTCTGGCGGCCCGAGGAAATCTTCTCGGTCGCGTTGTCGTGA